From a single Calditrichota bacterium genomic region:
- a CDS encoding ABC transporter permease — VVTGLVKSLVFAWLIVALAAFYGLRVKGGAEAVGRATTASVVASIFAVIVADAVLGLLFYL; from the coding sequence ACGTCGTCACGGGATTGGTCAAGAGCCTGGTCTTTGCCTGGCTTATCGTAGCGCTGGCAGCGTTTTACGGATTGCGAGTTAAGGGTGGGGCGGAGGCGGTAGGACGGGCAACGACGGCGTCCGTCGTCGCTTCAATCTTTGCCGTTATTGTAGCGGATGCGGTCCTGGGGCTGCTGTTTTACCTGTAA
- a CDS encoding aldo/keto reductase — MNKRRLGTTSLELTEIGFGAWAIGGAWTFGWGAQDDDEAVRAIERAIDLGINWIDTAAVYGLGHSEELVAKAVAGKREDIIIATKCSLIWDESGKTSCYLAADSIIRECEASLGRLQTDHIDLYQIHWPDDEAHIDEGWEAIGRLIATGKVRYGGVSNFNVAQLRRVVSVRPIASLQPPYSMLRRGVEDEILGYCRESNIGVIAYSPLQCGLLTGRFDMARVAPDDWRRRSAEFREPNLAINLGFATELKKLASRYSRTAGQLAVAWVLRDQVITSAIVGARSAAQVEENVGGSGWTIEPEVLAEIDDLLADRILKIRAANGTIRR, encoded by the coding sequence ATGAACAAACGTCGGTTGGGGACAACTTCGCTTGAACTCACTGAAATCGGCTTCGGTGCATGGGCCATTGGCGGCGCCTGGACCTTCGGATGGGGCGCACAGGATGACGACGAGGCGGTTCGAGCCATTGAGAGGGCAATCGACCTCGGAATCAATTGGATCGACACTGCCGCCGTCTATGGGCTTGGCCATAGCGAAGAACTGGTTGCCAAAGCAGTGGCAGGCAAACGTGAAGACATCATTATCGCGACGAAGTGCTCACTGATCTGGGATGAAAGCGGTAAGACTTCATGTTACCTTGCGGCGGATTCGATCATTCGTGAGTGCGAGGCGAGTCTTGGCCGGTTGCAGACCGATCATATCGACCTCTACCAGATACACTGGCCCGATGACGAAGCGCATATTGATGAAGGGTGGGAGGCGATAGGGCGGCTAATCGCAACCGGCAAAGTGCGTTACGGCGGAGTCTCAAACTTCAATGTGGCTCAGTTGCGCAGGGTGGTCTCGGTTCGTCCCATCGCATCGCTGCAGCCACCTTACTCGATGCTCCGACGAGGTGTCGAGGATGAGATTCTCGGCTATTGCCGCGAATCGAATATCGGTGTGATTGCCTACAGCCCTTTGCAATGCGGGCTGTTGACTGGCCGCTTTGATATGGCTCGTGTGGCGCCGGACGATTGGCGCCGTCGGTCTGCCGAGTTTCGCGAGCCGAATCTCGCAATCAATTTAGGCTTTGCAACAGAACTGAAGAAACTCGCGAGCCGCTACAGTCGGACGGCAGGTCAACTGGCGGTGGCGTGGGTGCTTCGGGACCAGGTAATCACCAGCGCCATTGTGGGAGCGCGCAGTGCCGCGCAGGTGGAGGAGAATGTTGGCGGGTCAGGATGGACAATCGAGCCGGAGGTGCTGGCAGAGATAGATGACCTTCTTGCAGATCGCATTCTGAAGATTAGGGCGGCCAACGGGACGATCAGAAGGTAG